In Sulfitobacter sp. W027, a single window of DNA contains:
- the ribD gene encoding bifunctional diaminohydroxyphosphoribosylaminopyrimidine deaminase/5-amino-6-(5-phosphoribosylamino)uracil reductase RibD, whose protein sequence is MALALSLGRRGQGNVWPNPAVGCVITQGDRIVGRGWTQPGGRPHAEPQALAQAGEAARGAAVYVTLEPCSHHGKTPPCAQALIDAGVARVVIATQDDDARVNGRGIAMLRAAGIEVKVGVRESEARADHAGFFCRTDLGRPMLTLKLANSFDGRIATGTGESQWITDAPARRLTHAMRSRHDAVMVGAGTARKDDPSLTVRGLGVAHQPARVVVSRRLDLPLMGQLARTASDIPLILCHGSDADPALVRTWSDLGATLLPCAARGAQLDPADVVRQLATHGLTRIFCEGGSALAASLIEADLVDRLVGFTAGLVIGAEGLPGIGALGLSRLAEAPRFALQSSQRIGPDLLHVWRRNAPA, encoded by the coding sequence ATGGCGTTGGCGCTGTCCTTGGGGCGGCGCGGGCAGGGCAATGTTTGGCCTAACCCGGCGGTCGGCTGTGTGATTACCCAAGGGGACCGTATCGTTGGGCGCGGTTGGACTCAGCCCGGCGGGCGGCCCCACGCAGAGCCACAGGCGCTAGCGCAGGCCGGTGAGGCCGCGCGGGGGGCGGCGGTTTACGTCACGCTTGAGCCTTGCTCTCACCACGGTAAAACGCCTCCCTGTGCACAGGCATTGATTGATGCGGGTGTCGCGCGGGTGGTGATCGCCACACAGGACGATGATGCGCGGGTCAATGGGCGCGGCATTGCGATGCTCCGCGCGGCGGGGATTGAGGTTAAGGTCGGGGTGCGCGAGTCTGAGGCCCGCGCCGATCATGCCGGGTTCTTCTGCCGTACTGATCTGGGCCGCCCGATGCTGACGCTGAAGCTCGCCAATTCTTTTGACGGGCGCATTGCCACCGGCACTGGGGAAAGCCAGTGGATCACCGACGCTCCGGCGCGGCGGCTGACCCATGCCATGCGTAGCCGTCACGACGCGGTGATGGTTGGCGCGGGCACGGCGCGTAAGGATGACCCAAGCCTTACGGTACGGGGCTTGGGCGTGGCACATCAACCCGCTCGCGTTGTGGTTTCACGCAGGCTCGATTTACCGCTGATGGGGCAGTTGGCGCGGACGGCTTCGGATATTCCTTTGATCCTCTGCCACGGCAGCGACGCTGATCCGGCGCTTGTGCGCACTTGGTCCGATCTCGGCGCGACTTTGCTGCCCTGCGCGGCACGGGGCGCGCAGTTGGACCCTGCGGATGTAGTGCGCCAGTTGGCCACACATGGGCTGACGCGGATTTTCTGCGAGGGCGGCAGCGCCTTGGCGGCGTCTTTGATCGAGGCCGATCTGGTGGACCGCTTGGTAGGCTTTACCGCCGGGCTGGTGATCGGGGCCGAGGGTCTGCCCGGCATCGGCGCGCTTGGCCTGTCGCGCTTGGCCGAAGCACCGCGTTTCGCGCTGCAATCGAGCCAACGCATTGGACCGGACCTGCTTCATGTCTGGCGGCGCAACGCTCCGGCCTAA
- the nrdR gene encoding transcriptional regulator NrdR — protein MRCPFCGNIDTQVKDSRPAEDHVSIRRRRFCPACGGRFTTYERVQLRDLVVIKTSGKREDFDRDKLERSIRISMQKRPIDPERIDQMISGIVRRLESMGETDISSKHIGEIVMEALARIDTVAYVRFASVYKNFQAADDFDKFVQELRPDALPEE, from the coding sequence ATGCGCTGCCCGTTTTGCGGAAATATCGACACCCAAGTGAAAGACAGCCGCCCGGCCGAGGATCACGTCTCGATCCGGCGCAGACGGTTCTGCCCGGCTTGCGGGGGCCGCTTTACCACTTACGAACGGGTGCAACTGCGCGATCTTGTGGTGATCAAAACCTCCGGTAAGCGCGAGGATTTCGACCGCGACAAGCTGGAACGCTCGATCCGCATCTCCATGCAAAAACGCCCCATTGATCCCGAACGTATCGATCAGATGATCTCGGGCATCGTCCGCCGATTGGAAAGCATGGGCGAGACCGATATCAGTTCCAAACATATCGGTGAGATCGTGATGGAGGCGCTGGCCCGGATCGACACTGTGGCCTACGTGCGCTTTGCCTCTGTGTACAAGAATTTCCAAGCAGCGGATGATTTCGACAAATTCGTTCAAGAACTGCGCCCCGACGCCCTTCCGGAAGAGTGA